In Mixophyes fleayi isolate aMixFle1 chromosome 4, aMixFle1.hap1, whole genome shotgun sequence, the following proteins share a genomic window:
- the LOC142153179 gene encoding LOW QUALITY PROTEIN: E3 ubiquitin/ISG15 ligase TRIM25-like (The sequence of the model RefSeq protein was modified relative to this genomic sequence to represent the inferred CDS: inserted 1 base in 1 codon), whose amino-acid sequence MASADLRQELDCSICLNIYTDPVTLRCGHNFCRVCIDRVLDTQEGSGVYTCPECRAECQERPALQRNITLCNIVGSFLSTRPDQEETGIFCTYCVDSPVPAAKSCLLCEASLCDNHLRVHSKSAEHVLSDPTTSLGNRKCSVHKELFKYYCTEDAACICVSCCLIGEHRGHQMESLDEASEKKKEKLRNVLQKLTTKREETEKRVQRLQERRREDQEKAAGVTERVTALFTDIRRQLEDLENRVLNEISRQEESVSLSVSDLIQQLEIKKDELSRKMHHIEELCNMSDPVTVLQEPDTGDLCDTEDRERHDDRVHGVDLDMGLISGKLHTLSDIIRGINIGIYVQEATDILLDVNTAGNYIHISGDRKTASRSDINRKRPVTPERFQCNQVISTRRFSSGRHYWEVEISNSVSWRVGMCYPSIDRRGAQSGIGDNNKSWCIRWYNNQYSVIHDNKMIRLPDNIPCDRVRIYLDYEAGQLSFYSLCDPXQTLTHRHCHLH is encoded by the exons atggcgtctgctgatctgagacaggagctggactgttccatctgcctgaacatttatacagatcctgtaacactgagatgtggacacaacttctgccgggtctgtattgatcgtgtgctggatacacaggaggggtctggagtttacacctgtcctgaatgcagagcagagtgtcaggagcgtcctgcactgcagaggaacataactctgtgtaacatagtggggagtttcctgtctactcggccagatcaggaggagactgggatcttctgcacttactgtgtggactctcctgtacctgctgctaaatcctgtctgttgtgtgaggcttctctgtgtgataatcacctgagagtacacagcaagtcagcagaacacgTCTTATCTGATCCCACCACTTCCCTGGGGAACAGGAAATGCTCCGTCCATAAGGAGCTTTTCAAATATTACTGCACTGAGGatgctgcctgtatctgtgtgtcctgctGTCTGATCGGGGAACACAGAGGACATCAGATGGAGTCACTGGATGAGGcctctgagaagaagaaggagaaactgagaaacgttctgcagaaactgaccacaaagagagaggagactgagaaaagagtccagagactgcaggagcgcaggagagaagatcaggaaaaagcagctggtgtaacagagagagtcactgccctgtttacagacatcaggagacagctggaagacCTAGAGAACAGAGTCCTGAATGAGATCTCCAGGCAAGAAGAGagcgtttcactctcagtctctgatctgatccagcagctggaaataaagaaggacgagctgtccaggaagatgcatcacattgaggagctgtgtaacatgtctgatccagtgactgtcttacaggaaccagacacaggtgacttgtgtgatactgaggacagagagagacatgatgaCCGGGTCCATGGTGTAGATTTGGATATGGGTCTCATCTCAGGGAAATTACAcacattatctgatataataagAGGTATAAATATAGGGATCTAtgtgcaggaagctacagacatattactggatgtaaacacagctggtaattatatacatatatcaggtgaCAGGAAAACTGCATCCAGGTCAGATATAAACCGGAAACGTCCAGTaacaccagagagatttcagtgtaatcaggtaataagcaccaggagattttcctcagggcgacattactgggaagtggagatcagtaactcagtgagctggagggtagggatgtgttatcccagtatagacaggagaggagCTCAGTCAGGCATTGGAGATAATAACAAGTCCTGGTGTATAAGGTGGTATAATAATCAGTACTCAGTGATACATGACAATAAAATGATCCGGTTacctgacaatattccctgtgatagagtgaggatatatctggattatgaggctggacagctgtccttttattctctgtgtgacc atcagacacttacacaccgtcactgccaccttcactga